In a genomic window of Telopea speciosissima isolate NSW1024214 ecotype Mountain lineage chromosome 5, Tspe_v1, whole genome shotgun sequence:
- the LOC122661090 gene encoding AT-hook motif nuclear-localized protein 28-like: MKSEYDEGKGGGSNNSMFAKLHQQQKLHQLHHHQHHHVVTPECHHPSSHQPQYQTSEDDESRSSGGGGGGATTRAIVNHHSSEVTTITPKGDGATIEVVRRPRGRPPGSKNKPKPPVFITRDTTDSNAMRPHVLEVPGGLDVVDALARFVHRRNIGLCVLTSSGTVANVTLRQPSATPGATVTFHGRFDILSMSATLLPPASSSIPSSANAFSISLAGPSGQIVGGSVAGSLLAAGTVYIVAAGFSIPSYHRLSTEDELQSPLSGKADQSPSGSGGGGEGSHDHPGPLPVPAESCGVSIYSCHLPSDVIWAPTARQPPPPPHF, translated from the coding sequence ATGAAAAGTGAATATGACGAAGGGAAGGGTGGAGGGAGTAACAATAGCATGTTCGCTAAGCTCCACCAACAACAGAAGCTTCATCAgctgcaccaccaccaacaccaccacgTGGTCACCCCAGAATGTCACCATCCCTCCTCACACCAACCGCAATATCAAACTTCGGAAGATGACGAGAGCCGAagcagcggtggtggtggtggcggcgccACCACTAGAGCCATCGTGAACCACCACTCTTCTGAAGTCACCACCATCACCCCCAAAGGCGACGGAGCTACCATCGAAGTTGTTAGACGACCCCGAGGTCGTCCCCCAGGGTCTAAGAACAAACCCAAACCACCAGTCTTCATCACACGCGACACCACCGACTCCAACGCCATGCGCCCACATGTCCTTGAAGTTCCTGGTGGCCTTGACGTCGTCGACGCCCTCGCACGCTTTGTCCATCGCCGGAATATTGGCCTCTGCGTATTGACCAGTTCCGGTACCGTTGCTAACGTTACCCTCCGCCAGCCATCCGCCACTCCTGGAGCTACCGTCACCTTTCATGGTCGCTTTGATATTCTCTCCATGTCGGCTACTTTGCTTCCACCGGCTTCGTCTTCAATACCCTCTTCTGCTAATGCCTTCAGTATCTCACTCGCTGGTCCGTCTGGGCAGATCGTTGGAGGGTCAGTTGCTGGGTCTCTGCTCGCCGCTGGAACTGTTTATATCGTCGCTGCGGGATTTAGTATTCCTTCTTATCACCGGTTGTCTacagaagatgagttgcagagtCCGCTTTCGGGTAAAGCAGATCAATCTCCGTCTGGttctggtggtggtggcgagGGAAGCCATGACCACCCAGGTCCACTGCCTGTTCCGGCGGAATCATGTGGGGTGTCAATTTACAGCTGCCATCTGCCTTCCGATGTGATTTGGGCTCCAACCGCGagacaaccaccaccaccacctcacTTTTGA